The Apium graveolens cultivar Ventura chromosome 3, ASM990537v1, whole genome shotgun sequence sequence GATGAGCAATCCCCAAAGGATCATTCTGTTCGGTGAAATTAGTTTCAACATTTTTCAAAGATGCTTGATATAGGTCAGCAAAGTGCTTGGAGGTACGACATGTACTTCTCCAATGACCTTTCATTCTACAACGGCTACAAGTACTTTCACCCTTTTTAACCATCGTACTTCCCTCGGGTTTCtcctcatttgttttctgtttTTGATAGTAAGGCTTCCTTTTAAAGTGGGGGCGATTTTGTTGATTTCGGCCTCGACCACGCCAAAATCCATGACCACGGGCACGCCCACGTCCACGTCCATATCCATGCCCACGTCCACGTCCAAATGATTTATTATCTCTATATTCATTATTAGTCACCGCATTCACTTCAGGGAATGGTGTTGAGCCAGTGGGACGTGCTTGATGATTTTTCAGCAAAAGTTCATTATTTTGTTCAGCAAGAAGCAACACAGAAATAAGCTCAGAATATTTCGTGAATCCACGTTCACGATATTGTTGTTGCAAGAGCATATTATTGGCATGGAAAGTGGAATATGATTTTTCCAACATATCTTTATCGGTGATATTCTCGCCACATAATTTCAATTGAGATGTAATTTTGAACATGGCAGAGTTATACTCGCTCACACTTTTATAATCTTGCAATCGCAAGTGTAGCCAATCATAGCGAGCTTTAGGAAGTATCACCGTTTTCTGGTGATCATATCTTTCTTTGAGATCTTTCCAAAGAGTTGATGGATCTTTATTAGTCAGATATTCAGTTTTCAAGCCTTCATCAAGGTGATGGCGAAGAAATATCATGGCCTTTGCCTTGTCTTGTTCAGAGGTCTTATTTCCCTCTTTTATGGTGTCACCGAGACCCATTGCACTAAGATGGATTTCAGCATCAAGAATCCATGTCAAATAATTTTTGCCGGTGACATCAAGTGCGTTAAACTCAAGTTTCGTAAGATTCGACATTTTCACTAAAAATAAACAAAACTCGAATCAACATCAATATTTATGCACATAAATATAATGCAATGCGATAATTTTTTATGACAAGATAACAAATAATTTGCGAAAGAAACAGATTATCACTTATCAAATATACTCACTTAaacaaatataatatattacACATAATGATGCATTTAATCAACAAGTTTAATAGAACATGATTTTAGTTAAGTCTCAGAGACTAAAATATATGCTATTCATTGATAACAACCCATCTTAGTTAACATGACAATTATTAACACGCATGCACAAGTAAAACAAATATAAATTACTGCTACATCAACTCTTAGTCACGGAAATAGATTATAAAAGCTGCAGGAGACAAGGCATAGCCTAGCTTTTAGTTTTTAACTATTCGTGCAAAGTGCAAATCTCCCTAAATTTGTACAACATTCAGATTATAGCATAAAAATATCAAGCCACTTAAGTAATTTGCAAGGGATAACATAAGAACTAATACAAATAATTCATGAAGCAGAAAACAAGTGAAGTGATTTTAATTTTACTTACGCAAATGTTCAACTAAGCAGGCATGAAAATCAGGTCAAGCAATTAGCATAAATGATTAGTACAGAATATTATACAGGCATCCACTTATATATTTAACCACCCGCAAAGTGTAATACGTGAACATGACAAATATGAACTAAAAGAATAGACTAGCATGTTATGGATCTAGTTTTACTAACATGCAATCATGCCTGCGGTAATATATTCATTTAACAATTAAAACATGGGCATACCTTTTGTAGAGACAGGAAGTAATGATCACCCAGCTAGTACTAGTACTTGTGTTGACAAGAAACTCGTGTAAACTCGTAAACCAACTTCTCCTTCTGGTGCACCCACAGATCCGGAAGAGCAAGTATAGTGCTACCTAATGGTACATATTTGTTGATTGAAAATGCAATATTCTCCACCCGATCAAAAAGAAATCTTTTGAGTTTTAAAGATATACGCCACAATGGCTATCATATTGAGACAACAAATGAACTTGAAAGTGAATATTTGTGTATCACGACTACTATCTCAGGGAGGAAACATGTGATAGAAAAACTCCCATCATATAATTCTGGATTATATTATACTTTCATAAATCCAGTTGAGTCACACATGACTATTAATACAAGATCTGTTGACCCGACAAATTTTATTATATGGCATGATCGTTTAGGCCATCCGGGTTCAACAATGATGCGaagaattattgaaaattcaAATGGACATCCACTCAAAAACAAAATTGTTCCATTGTCCAAAGATTTTTCATGTGTTGCTTGTTTTGAAGGAAAATTGATAACAAAACCATCCCTTGTGAAAGTTGCAATCGAATGCCCAAAATTTTTGGAGCGAATTCAAGGAGATATATGTGGACCAATTACCCCATCTAGTGGGCCATTTCAGTACTTTATGGTACTCATTGATGCATCAACAAGATGGTCACATGTTAGTTTATTGTCCACTCGTAATATTGCTTTTGCACGACTCCTTGCTCAAATAATTCGATTACGAGCACAATTTCCTGATTATAATATAAAGAAAATACGATTGGACAATGCAGGAGAATTTACATCCCAATCTTTTAAAGATTATTGTATGTCTATTGGGATTGAAGTGGAGCATTCTGTTGCCCACACACACACTCAAAATGGTCTTGCCGAGTCTTTCATTAAAAGGCTACAACTAATTGCGAGACCATTACTTATGAGAACAAATTTACCAACTACTGCCTGGGGACATGCAATATTACATGCGGCTTCTTTAGTTCGGTTAAGACCGACTTCTTATCATAAATATTCCCCACTGCAACTGGTAAATGGTCAAGAACCAAATATCTCTCACTTGAAAATTTTTGGGTGTGCTGTTTATGTTCCAATATCCCCTCCCCAACGAACAAAAATGGGACCCCAAAGAAGATTAGGGGTATATATTGGGTTTGATTCTCCctcaattattaaatatttggAGCCCAAGACTGGTGATTTATTCACGGCAAGATTTGCCGATTGTCAATTTGATGAGACAATTTTTCCTGCATTAGGGGGAGATAAGAcaaaatttgaaaaagaaaagcAAGAAATTTTGTGGAATGCAGTGTCCCTGTCTCATTATGATCCTCGTACAAATCAATGTGAACTTGAAGTTCAAAAGATTATCCACCTACAAGAAGTCGCAAATAGATTGCCTGATGCATTTACTGATGTCAAAAATGTGACAAAGTCACATATACCAGCTGTTAATGTTCCTTGTAAGATTAAACTTCCTGAAGAAGATAATAAAATCATGCTAGCAAATGAGTCTAAAGCACGCCAGAAGCGTGGAAGACCTATTGGATCCAAGGATAAAACTCCAAGAAAAACAAGGAGACTTGATAATAAAGCTGGAACATCAAATGACATCGTAGAATTGATGATCACAGAAGAAACGTCTTCCAAAGATGATCAAACACCTGAAATTGTTGACAAtgaagagatctcgataaattaTGTCATTTCAGGAAAGAGGTGGAATAGAAAAGAAATTGTCATGGATGATATATTTTCATATGCAGCTGCACTTGACATTTCTGAGGAAATCGAGGATCATGAACCTAGATCGATCTATGAATGTAAAAGAAGAAatgattggccaaaatggaaagaaGCTATTGAAGCTGAACTGAAATCACTTGAAAAATGCCAAGTTTTTGGACCTATTGTCCAAACACCTGCAGGTATAAAACCCGTCGGATATAGATGGGTATTTGTGCGTAAAAGAAATGAGAAAAATGAAATTGTAAGATACAAGGCACGCCTTGTTGCTCAAGGTTTCTCACAAAGACCGGGAATCGATTACGAAGAAACTTATTCCCCGGTAATGGATGCAACAACATTCAGATTTTTAATAAGTTTATCAATTCTAGAAGGGCTCCGAATGAATTTAATGGATGTTGTAACTGCCTACTTGTATGGATCACTCGATAGTGACATTTACATGAAAATCCCTGATGGGTTAAAAATGCCTGAAGCATATAGTTCAAGACCCCGAGAGATTTACTCAATTAAATTACAGAGATCATTATACGGATTGAAACAGTCGGGTCGTATGTGGTACAATCGTCTCAGTGAATATCTTTTGAAAGATGGATATACCAATAATGTAATATGTCCATGTGTTTTTATTAAAAGGACAAAATTGGGG is a genomic window containing:
- the LOC141714200 gene encoding uncharacterized protein LOC141714200 yields the protein MSNLTKLEFNALDVTGKNYLTWILDAEIHLSAMGLGDTIKEGNKTSEQDKAKAMIFLRHHLDEGLKTEYLTNKDPSTLWKDLKERYDHQKTVILPKARYDWLHLRLQDYKSVSEYNSAMFKITSQLKLCGENITDKDMLEKSYSTFHANNMLLQQQYRERGFTKYSELISVLLLAEQNNELLLKNHQARPTGSTPFPEVNAVTNNEYRDNKSFGRGRGHGYGRGRGRARGHGFWRGRGRNQQNRPHFKRKPYYQKQKTNEEKPEGSTMVKKGESTCSRCRMKGHWRSTCRTSKHFADLYQASLKNVETNFTEQNDPLGIAHLEAHLGSDGQVDPSAFTHMEVGDFFEDVDVNMPKFGGDEPKNN